ATTGTTCCCAAAAAGTATGGCGGACTCGAATTCTCTGCGACGGCTCACAGTGCTATTGTGGCTAAGCTGGCATCACGCTGTGGACCATTAGCTACAACGGTTATGGTGCCTAACTCCTTAGGTCCGGCCGAGTTGCTTCTGCACTATGGAACCGAAGAACAAAAAGATCATTACCTGCCCAAACTGGCCAGCGGAGAAGAAATGCCGTGCTTTGGCCTGACTGAAGCAAATGCCGGGTCTGATGCCGGAAGTATGCGCTCGGAAGGTGTAGTATTTAAAGGTGATGACGGCGAGCTGTATCTGCGAATGAATTTTGAGAAGCGCTACATTACATTGGCCGCTATTTCTACGGTAATTGGGCTGGCCTTCAACCTTAAAGACCCCGATCACCTGATCGGAGAGGAAGAAAATCGGGGCATTACCTGTGCCCTCATTCCATCCGATACCGAAGGCGTGGTATTGGGCCGCCGACATGATCCGTTAGGAATTCCATTCTACAACTGCCCGATAGACGGCAAAGATGTGGTAGTACCTATAGATGCCATCATCGGTGGAAAAGAAGGAGCCGGAAATGGCTGGCGCATGCTGATGGAGTCACTGGCTGTAGGTCGGGGAATCTCCCTGCCGGCGCAAAGTGTGGGAGGAGCGAAAGTAGCCACCCGCGCCATCGGGGCCTACACGGCTATTCGTAAACAGTTTGGACTGAATATCGGGAAGTTTGAAGGTATTGAAGAGCCAATGGCCCGAATTGGAGGTTACACCTACCTGATGGAAGGCGCCCGCAGATATACCACCGGCGGACTGGATAGCGGACAAAAACCGGCTGTAGTCACGGCCATTGCCAAGTACAATTTTACCGAACTGGGAAGAGAGATTGTCAACGATGCGATGGATATTGTGGGAGGAGCCGGGATTTCCCGTGGTCCCCGAAACATCTTTGCAAGCAGCTACACGGCCATGCCGATAGCTATAACGGTAGAGGGAGCCAACATCCTTACACGTACCTTGATGATTTTTGGTCAGGGTGCCATTCGATGCCATCCCTATGCCTATAATGAAATCGATGCTCTGATGAACAAAGATGTGAAGGCTTTTGATGATAATTTCTGGAAGCATATTGGTCATGTAGCCCGGAATAAATCAAGGGCGTTCCTGCTGAGTATCACCAGAGGCCGGCTGGCAAGTTCACCGGTAAGCGGACCTTCAGCAAAATACTTCCGCAAGCTGGCGTGGACATCCGCTTCCTTTGCCTTCTTCGCAGATATTGCGTTGGGATCGTACGGCGGAGCCCTGAAGATGAAAGAAAAAATAGCCGGTCGTTATGCCGATATCCTGAGTTATATGTATTTGGCTTCCGGTGCCCTCAAGCGTTTTGAAGCCGAAGGAAGAAGAGAAGCGGACAGACCGTATTTTGAATGGGCGATGGAATACAGCTTCTGGAAAATTCAGCAGGCCTTTGAAGGCATACTCCGCGAAATTAAAGTGCCCGGTTTGAGCTGGGTATTTCGCCTGGCCGGGGTGTGGGGTCGGTTGAACCCCATCGGCACCTATCCTTCTGACAAGCTGGGTCATAAAGTTGCACAAGCTATGCAAACCCGCGGGGAAGACCGGGATCATGTAACCGACGGAATTTTCCTTCCCAAAGATGATGAATCCGCCATTGGTCGATATGAGCAAACCATGGAATTGGTTGAAAAAGCCTGGCCTGCATTCAAGAAGCTGTACAAAGCCATCAAAGCCAAAGAACTACCGAAAGAACCCTATCTCGAAATTGCGGATTTAGCCGTCGAGAAAGGAGTTCTGACTAAAGAAGAAGGTGAGCTGGTCAAGAAAACCGAACAAGCCCGAAACGATGCTATTCAGGTGGATGAGTTTACCCTGGATGAATACATGAATGAGACGCCGACCAAGCCGGCCGGGAATGGTCAAAGACCGGAAAAAGCTCCCGAGGCGATGGTTTGACTGATAGCTGTCAGCTGACAGGCTTCAGCTATCAGTGAACCCAATCCCTGTCCCTTGCCCTCCGGCTCATCGATTTAAAAAGCTTGGCTTTTACTAACGCCGCAGGGTAAGGGAACGCGTTGTAGGATTTGGGAGGCTGGTATTAACTTATAGAATATAAAAAGGTC
The nucleotide sequence above comes from Gracilimonas sp.. Encoded proteins:
- a CDS encoding acyl-CoA dehydrogenase, translating into MEAIMELIGFFSEIPLWASIGSAVLLMLILGYTGAPLWLWAVAGYTGLVGLDAPTWLYITYTVLVLVFNIKPIRRVVLSGPIMKLLDALNFLPKISETEQTAIEAGNVWVEGELFSGKPDFKRILDEDYPDLTEEEQAFMDGPVEKLCEMVTDWDVMVRKGFTEEVWDFMRKEKFFGLIVPKKYGGLEFSATAHSAIVAKLASRCGPLATTVMVPNSLGPAELLLHYGTEEQKDHYLPKLASGEEMPCFGLTEANAGSDAGSMRSEGVVFKGDDGELYLRMNFEKRYITLAAISTVIGLAFNLKDPDHLIGEEENRGITCALIPSDTEGVVLGRRHDPLGIPFYNCPIDGKDVVVPIDAIIGGKEGAGNGWRMLMESLAVGRGISLPAQSVGGAKVATRAIGAYTAIRKQFGLNIGKFEGIEEPMARIGGYTYLMEGARRYTTGGLDSGQKPAVVTAIAKYNFTELGREIVNDAMDIVGGAGISRGPRNIFASSYTAMPIAITVEGANILTRTLMIFGQGAIRCHPYAYNEIDALMNKDVKAFDDNFWKHIGHVARNKSRAFLLSITRGRLASSPVSGPSAKYFRKLAWTSASFAFFADIALGSYGGALKMKEKIAGRYADILSYMYLASGALKRFEAEGRREADRPYFEWAMEYSFWKIQQAFEGILREIKVPGLSWVFRLAGVWGRLNPIGTYPSDKLGHKVAQAMQTRGEDRDHVTDGIFLPKDDESAIGRYEQTMELVEKAWPAFKKLYKAIKAKELPKEPYLEIADLAVEKGVLTKEEGELVKKTEQARNDAIQVDEFTLDEYMNETPTKPAGNGQRPEKAPEAMV